A single region of the Candidatus Marinarcus aquaticus genome encodes:
- a CDS encoding GP88 family protein — protein MTYNYNTTSLLTVNKNSTHMIGTLYLAPQKNIMNAAYYGIEYDDKAINLSKINLCKKATNGCATSCIYHQGILKNSDFAKNRIKQARLKRTFKFLLQRDDFFIRLIKEIRSLEKKAHKEGLSLAIQLNGTSDILWEKEAFEFKEGKYENIMSFFKQVQFFDYTKYDIIKSRKNLPSNYHLTYSRAGMHKGKLIDDWAFLQNLLEKNIDVAVIFKKEIKEKLLNYSTFRGYKIIDADLNNCRASDIYHRENNKGLVLAHEAAKKTDITNSGFIIQNQEELDKYFSQV, from the coding sequence GTGACATACAACTATAATACTACTTCACTATTAACGGTTAATAAAAACTCCACACACATGATTGGTACTTTGTACTTAGCACCACAAAAAAACATTATGAATGCTGCATATTACGGTATTGAGTACGATGACAAAGCAATTAATTTAAGTAAAATTAATTTATGTAAAAAAGCCACCAATGGATGTGCGACCTCATGTATCTATCATCAAGGTATTTTAAAAAACAGTGATTTTGCAAAAAATCGCATCAAACAAGCTCGACTCAAACGAACCTTTAAATTTCTACTGCAAAGAGATGATTTTTTTATACGACTGATTAAAGAGATTCGTTCACTTGAAAAAAAAGCACACAAAGAGGGTCTTTCTCTTGCCATTCAACTCAATGGTACGTCCGATATTTTATGGGAAAAAGAGGCATTTGAGTTTAAAGAAGGAAAATATGAAAACATCATGAGCTTTTTTAAACAAGTGCAATTCTTTGATTACACCAAATATGACATCATCAAAAGCAGAAAAAATCTGCCTTCAAACTACCACTTAACCTATTCTCGAGCAGGAATGCACAAAGGTAAGTTGATTGATGATTGGGCATTTCTACAAAATCTTCTTGAAAAAAACATTGATGTAGCTGTGATTTTCAAAAAAGAGATTAAAGAGAAACTTCTGAACTACTCAACATTTCGAGGGTATAAAATCATTGATGCCGATTTAAACAATTGTCGAGCCTCTGACATTTACCACAGAGAGAACAACAAAGGTCTTGTCTTAGCACATGAAGCAGCTAAAAAAACGGACATTACTAACAGTGGATTTATCATTCAAAACCAAGAAGAACTTGATAAATATTTTTCCCAAGTGTAG
- the selD gene encoding selenide, water dikinase SelD, with the protein MNRDYPLTKLLPTQEHMTKYDAVNLEHVCHSCAQNKNLLIGPETLEDASVYQLNENEALVQTQELLAPMVDNPYSYGKIAAAHSLSSLFSMGATVKTAMSTLGYNASINDKALHNEILKGGDEKIKECGGVSMAYGSINSSSLMYGLSVLGTLHPKNIYKNNTAKIGHVLVLTKPLGMGILTSAIKKDLLDSNTIKEATHIMESLNYLPSQIMKKYDVSACTTVSYQGLLGHALASTTPFTSYNIHCGEVPVAPLAQELADQDVIPIETMQNMDYIDEHLTIMCNTSKCKLIYCDTQISGGLLIAMNKEDAKEYIKEIEELTFGYARIIGEVIPRGISALIVY; encoded by the coding sequence ATGAACAGAGACTATCCCTTAACAAAACTCTTACCGACTCAAGAACATATGACAAAATATGATGCTGTAAACTTAGAACACGTTTGTCACTCATGTGCACAAAATAAAAATCTACTTATTGGTCCTGAAACACTCGAAGATGCTTCAGTTTATCAACTCAATGAAAATGAAGCATTGGTGCAAACTCAAGAGTTATTAGCACCCATGGTTGATAATCCTTATAGCTATGGCAAAATTGCTGCTGCACACTCTTTATCATCTCTGTTTTCTATGGGTGCAACAGTAAAAACAGCAATGAGTACTTTGGGGTATAATGCCTCCATAAATGACAAAGCTTTACACAATGAAATTCTAAAAGGTGGCGATGAAAAAATCAAAGAATGTGGTGGTGTCTCTATGGCTTATGGCAGTATCAACTCCTCTTCACTGATGTATGGACTCTCAGTTTTAGGGACACTTCATCCTAAAAATATTTACAAGAATAATACTGCAAAAATAGGACATGTATTGGTTTTAACAAAACCTTTAGGTATGGGGATTCTTACTTCAGCTATTAAAAAAGACTTACTTGACAGTAATACCATCAAAGAGGCAACACACATTATGGAGTCATTAAACTACTTGCCATCACAAATTATGAAAAAATATGATGTCAGTGCCTGTACCACTGTCTCATATCAAGGTTTATTGGGACATGCATTGGCGTCAACTACCCCATTTACTTCATATAATATTCATTGCGGAGAAGTGCCTGTTGCACCTTTAGCACAAGAGCTTGCTGACCAAGATGTCATTCCAATAGAAACCATGCAAAATATGGATTATATTGATGAACACTTAACCATTATGTGCAATACAAGTAAATGTAAACTGATATACTGTGATACACAAATATCGGGGGGACTTCTGATTGCCATGAATAAAGAGGATGCCAAAGAGTATATCAAAGAGATTGAAGAGCTGACTTTTGGCTATGCCAGAATTATTGGAGAAGTTATTCCCAGAGGCATCTCAGCTCTCATTGTCTATTGA
- a CDS encoding response regulator yields MKNRDLNILNQFNILYLEDNDNLLTHTTDILEDFLHKVFAVHTSEEALKVLENEKIDVIVSDILLENENGIDFLRTLKEQGHHIPTILTTAHTDTQYLLDAIKLKVENYIVKPINIKELLNTLHDILLPLIQKKEIEKNNNVIKTISAVTDSKQVEVIRYIISNLNYDNTLVASYGDIMNEISISKPTLIKLFKELAEKNILVKTAHKTYHFNTQALDEEQS; encoded by the coding sequence ATGAAAAATAGAGATTTGAACATATTGAATCAATTTAATATTCTTTATTTAGAGGATAATGACAACTTACTGACTCATACAACAGATATCTTAGAAGACTTTTTGCATAAAGTATTTGCCGTACATACTTCTGAAGAAGCTTTGAAAGTTTTAGAAAATGAAAAAATTGATGTCATCGTTTCAGATATTTTACTTGAAAATGAAAATGGCATTGATTTCTTACGAACACTCAAAGAGCAAGGTCATCATATCCCTACTATTTTAACCACAGCACACACCGATACACAATATTTACTTGATGCAATAAAACTCAAAGTAGAAAACTATATTGTAAAACCGATTAATATCAAAGAGCTTTTAAATACTTTACATGATATTTTACTGCCTCTTATTCAAAAAAAAGAGATAGAGAAGAATAATAATGTCATCAAAACAATTTCAGCAGTCACTGACTCTAAACAAGTTGAAGTAATACGATATATCATTTCCAATTTAAATTATGATAATACTTTGGTGGCTTCTTATGGTGATATTATGAATGAGATATCTATCTCTAAACCTACTTTAATTAAACTCTTTAAAGAGCTTGCAGAAAAGAATATCTTAGTTAAAACTGCTCATAAGACATACCATTTTAACACACAAGCTTTAGATGAGGAACAGAGCTAA
- a CDS encoding sensor histidine kinase, producing MNKIRQLFSLFDTLSFSFKTSFLILVITGGMISIIILSQISIYALKNDFDILFEKRTKPLTKLEIIKDAYKINIYDTLYELQQHNLNATQAKDVIILGEQLIEKNWNEYIQTSNNKEFEPTFITYYIKKIFSFKKLSTDNNILKINIIRNVDNKIQQLNKDLQTIEELNNSNGKLSVELIDRIYSQINSINIYITNLINYDLNLAINEKRDTQKVFNVLTMILNFSIIFVFCSSIILSILLINNFKKLHIGLEDTVDEKTKELQKLNENLEKRVKYEVDSNRKKDLIMFQQARLASLGEMIANIAHQWRQPLGAILVIIQSFQLKAQMGKLDEEYIEKKAQDAMHLANNMSDTLEDFQNFFKPNKSKEIFSLKECINDSFDLSKYVLEQEKITFSLTLKEEISILGYYNELSHVFLNIISNSKDALSATKENNRQIKVIVKRINEKAKISIYDNGGGILPEVLPKIFEPYYTTKYKSNGTGIGLYMSKQIIEKHMRGSIKCKNVYYKIDKVFEDCTLFIIEIPIAQKETTNEK from the coding sequence ATGAATAAAATAAGACAACTTTTTTCTCTTTTTGATACACTCTCATTTTCATTTAAAACATCCTTTTTGATTTTAGTCATTACAGGAGGTATGATCAGTATTATTATCCTATCTCAAATCTCTATTTATGCCCTTAAAAATGACTTTGATATTCTTTTTGAAAAACGTACAAAACCTTTAACGAAACTTGAAATCATAAAAGATGCGTATAAGATAAATATTTATGATACCTTGTATGAGTTGCAACAACATAATCTTAACGCTACACAAGCGAAAGATGTCATCATTTTAGGAGAACAACTCATTGAAAAAAATTGGAATGAATACATCCAAACTTCCAATAATAAAGAGTTTGAACCCACATTTATAACGTATTATATTAAAAAGATTTTTTCGTTCAAAAAACTCTCAACAGATAATAATATTTTGAAAATAAATATCATTCGAAATGTGGATAATAAAATCCAGCAACTCAATAAAGATTTGCAAACCATTGAAGAGCTTAACAACAGTAATGGCAAACTCTCTGTGGAGTTAATTGACCGTATCTATTCTCAAATAAACTCAATAAATATTTATATTACGAACCTAATCAATTATGACTTGAACTTAGCAATTAATGAAAAAAGAGACACACAAAAAGTCTTTAACGTTTTAACAATGATTTTAAATTTCTCCATTATTTTTGTATTCTGTTCATCCATTATTCTCTCTATTTTATTGATTAATAACTTTAAAAAATTGCACATTGGTTTAGAAGATACAGTAGATGAAAAAACAAAAGAACTGCAAAAACTCAATGAAAACCTTGAAAAAAGAGTCAAATATGAAGTAGACAGTAATCGTAAAAAAGATTTAATTATGTTTCAACAAGCCCGATTAGCAAGCTTAGGAGAAATGATTGCAAATATTGCCCACCAATGGAGGCAACCTCTTGGCGCAATTTTAGTCATCATTCAAAGCTTTCAACTCAAAGCTCAAATGGGCAAACTGGATGAAGAATACATAGAAAAAAAAGCACAAGATGCGATGCATTTAGCCAACAATATGTCGGATACTTTAGAAGATTTCCAAAACTTCTTTAAACCCAATAAAAGCAAAGAAATATTCAGTCTTAAAGAGTGTATCAACGACTCCTTTGATCTCTCTAAATATGTACTGGAACAAGAGAAAATTACCTTTTCACTCACTCTAAAAGAGGAAATTAGTATATTGGGTTATTATAATGAACTTTCTCATGTATTTTTAAATATAATATCTAATTCAAAAGATGCACTCAGTGCCACAAAAGAGAACAATCGACAAATCAAGGTGATTGTCAAACGTATCAATGAAAAAGCTAAAATAAGCATTTATGATAATGGTGGTGGTATTTTGCCTGAAGTACTGCCAAAAATATTTGAGCCATACTATACCACAAAGTATAAAAGTAATGGAACAGGAATAGGCTTGTATATGTCTAAACAGATCATCGAAAAACACATGAGAGGTTCGATTAAGTGTAAAAATGTCTACTACAAAATAGACAAAGTATTTGAAGACTGCACACTGTTTATCATAGAAATACCGATTGCACAAAAGGAAACTACAAATGAAAAATAG